CCGCTTCCTTCTCCTCCCCTTTCATCCGGCCGTGCAGCAGTCCGACTCCGATGTCCGGGAACAACTCCCGGACCCGCTCGGAGGTCTTCTTCGCGTCCCGCAGGGAGATCTTCTCCGATTCCTCGACGAGCGGAAGGACGACGTAGGCGCGGCCGCCCTCCTCAAGCTCCCGGCGGACGGTCTCCCAGCACTGGGCCCGCTCCCCTTCCCGCACGATCCGGGTCCGGACCGGGGTTCTCCCGGGAGGCATCTCGTCGAGCACGGAGACGTCGAGGTCCCCGTAGAGCGTCATCGCGAGGGTCCGGGGGATCGGCGTGGCGGTCATCACCAGAAGGTGCGGCGCCATCCTTCCCTTCCCCCGCAGGGCGGCCCGCTGGTGAACGCCGAACCGGTGCTGCTCGTCCACGATCCCCAGCGCCATCTCCCGGAACTCGACCCCCTCCTGGATGATCGCGTGGGTCCCGATCACGATGTCGGCCTTTCCGTCCCGGATCTCCTTCCGGATCTTCTCCTTCTCACGGGCCGGAAGGGAGGCCGTCAGGAGGACCACCCGCGCTCCGAGTCCGCGCGAAAGGTCGAGGAACCTCCGGTGATGCTGCTCGGAGAGGATCTCGGTCGGAGCCATCAGGGCCGACTGCGCCCCCTTCCTCCAGGCCACCATCGAGGCGATCCAGGCGACGATCGTCTTGCCGCTCCCCACGTCTCCCTGGAGGAGCCGGTGCATCGGGTGCGACCGGGACATGTCCCGAAGGATCTCGTTCACCACGCGCCGCTGGGCCCCCGTCAGCTCGAAGGGGAGCCGCCGCTTGATCTCCCCGACGATCTCCCGGTCCCAGGGCAGCGGGGTCGCCGCCTCCTGCGTCACGCCGGCGCGGCGGCGGACGAGGGTCCACTGGATATGGAAGAGCTCCCCGAACACGAGCCGCTGCTGCGCCGGGGAGGACCATGAGAGGAGGGTCGAGGCCTCCGCGTCCGCCGGGGGGAAATGGAGGGTCGAGAGGGAATCGCCGAGCGGCGGAACTCCCGCCATCTCCAGGATCCAGGCCGGGAAGACCTCCCGCTCCGACGAGGCGAACCGGCTCACTACCTCCCACTGGATCCGCCGGACCGTCTTCGCCGGGACCCCCTCCACCTCGGGGTACACCGGGACGATCCTCCCGAGATGGACCGGGTCGTCCTCGGCCGACTCCGCGAGGATCTCGGGATGGTGCATCTCGGGCTGGAACCGGAAGATCCGCACCGTCCCGCACAGGGTGACGGTCCGGCCGGCCTGGAACCGCTCCTTCAGGGAGGGGTGGATCCGAAACCATTTCGCGGTGATCCGCCCGGTGCCGTCCGAGAGGACCACTTCGAAGGTGCGGGCCCTGCCGGACATCCGGAACCCCTCCCGAACCGCGAGGATGGAACCGCGCACCGGAACGGTCGTCCCCGGGACCAGCTCCCGCATCGGGACCACCGTGCGCCGGTCCTCGTATCCCCTCGGGAAGAAGTAGAGGGCATCCTGCGGAGTGCGGATCCCCCGCGAGGCCAGTCTTTCGGCGAGCCTGGGCCCCACCCCCTTGACGAACTGGATGGAGAGAGGCTCCGTCACCTTGCCGTCCCGTGGTACTCCTGAAGGCTGCGGACGGTCATCTCCTCGGAGATCAGGTGGGAGATCGCGTGGGCCGCCGCTTTCGCCGCGGCCAGGGTGGTGAAATAGGGGATGTTGTAGACGAGCGCCGCCCGCCGGATATAGTAGGAGTCGGCCTTGGACTGGGCGCCCAGCGGCGTGTTGATGACGATGGCGATCTCGCCGTTCTTGATCCGGTCGGCGACGTGGGGCCGCCCCTCCGTGACCTTAAGCACCGTCTCCGCCGGGATTCCGCGGGCGTTGAGGAACGCCGCCGTGCCGGAGGTCGCCAGGATCCCGAAGCCGGATTCGTGGAGGATCCTCACGGCTCCCAGGATCCCCTCCTTGTCCGCGTCGCGCACGCTGAGGAAGACCTTTCCCTCCTTCGGGAGCATCGTCCCGGCGGCGATCTGGGCCTTGGCGAAGGCCCGCCCGAACTTGACGTCGATCCCCATCACCTCCCCGGTGGACTTCATCTCGGGCCCCAGCAGGGTGTCCACGTCGGGCAGCTTGATGAAGGGGAAGACCGCCTCCTTCACGCTGAAATATGGAGGGGTGATGTCCTCTGTAAACCCTAGATCGGCCAGCTTCTTCCCGACCATCACCTTCGCGGCCAGCTTCGCGAGAGGGACTCCGATCGCCTTGCTCACGAAGGGGACGGTGCGGGAGGCGCGCGGATTCACCTCCAGGATGTAGATCTCCCCCTTCTGGATCGCGAACTGGACGTTCATCAGCCCCACCACGCCGAGCTCCCGCGCGAGCGCCTTCGCCTGCCGTCCGATCTCCCGGACCGTCTCCGGGGGTATCGAGTGCGGCGGGAGGGAGCAGGCGGAGTCGCCGGAGTGGACACCCGCCTCCTCGATATGCTCCATCACCCCCCCGATCACCACCGTCTCCCCGTCCGAGATCGCGTCGACGTCGATCTCGATCGCGTCCTCGAGGAACCGGTCGATCAGCACCGGCTTTTCCTCGGACGCCTCGACCGCATGCTCGAGGTACCGCCGAAGGTCCCCCTCTTCGTGGACGATCTCCATCGCCCGGCCGCCCAGGACATAGGAGGGCCGGATCAGGACCGGGTAGCCGATCCGGTTCGCGATCCGGACCGCCTCCTCGGCCGACCGGGCGATCCCGCTCGGCGGCTGCTTCAGGCGGAGCAGGTCGAGCAGCTCCTTGAACCGCTCCCGGTCCTCGGCCCGGTCGATGCTGTCGGGAGAGGTCCCCAGGATCCGGATCCCCTCCCGCTCGAGGGGGACCGCGAGCTTCAGGGGAGTCTGCCCCCCGAACTGGACGATGATCCCCTCGGGCTTCTCCACCTCGAGGATCGACAGCACGTCCTCCTTCGTGAGCGGCTCGAAGTAGAGACGGTCCGAGGTATCGTAGTCTGTCGAGACGGTCTCCGGGTTGCAGTTCACCATGATCGCCTCGTACCCCTCCTCCCGGAGGGCGAAGACGCCGTGGACGCAGCAGTAGTCGAACTCGATTCCCTGCCCGATCCGGTTCGGCCCCCCTCCCAGGATCACCACCTTCCTCTTCGGGGAGCGGACCGCCTCGTTCTCCTCGTCGTAGGAGGAGTAGAAATAGGGGGTGTAGGCCTCGAATTCGGCCCCGCAGGTGTCGACCCGCTTGTATCCCGGACGGATTCCGGCGCGCAGTCGCGTCCGGCGCACCTCGTCCTCGGTGGAGCCGAACAGCCGGGCGAGCCTGCGGTCGGAAAACCCGTTCCCCTTGGCCTCCCGGAGGAACTCCGCGGCCCCTTCCGGGATCGGGCCGCCGGAAGCGATCGCCCGGAACGCCTCCCCGCGGCCGGCAAGCTCCCCCTCGGCGGCGATGATCCTCCGGATCCCCTCGAGAAACCAGGGGTCGATCCCGGTCAGCCGCTGGATCTCGTCGATCCTCCATCCGTCCCGGAAGGCCTCGCCGATGTAGAGGAGGCGCTTCG
The genomic region above belongs to Deltaproteobacteria bacterium GWC2_65_14 and contains:
- a CDS encoding ATP-dependent DNA helicase RecG, translated to MTEPLSIQFVKGVGPRLAERLASRGIRTPQDALYFFPRGYEDRRTVVPMRELVPGTTVPVRGSILAVREGFRMSGRARTFEVVLSDGTGRITAKWFRIHPSLKERFQAGRTVTLCGTVRIFRFQPEMHHPEILAESAEDDPVHLGRIVPVYPEVEGVPAKTVRRIQWEVVSRFASSEREVFPAWILEMAGVPPLGDSLSTLHFPPADAEASTLLSWSSPAQQRLVFGELFHIQWTLVRRRAGVTQEAATPLPWDREIVGEIKRRLPFELTGAQRRVVNEILRDMSRSHPMHRLLQGDVGSGKTIVAWIASMVAWRKGAQSALMAPTEILSEQHHRRFLDLSRGLGARVVLLTASLPAREKEKIRKEIRDGKADIVIGTHAIIQEGVEFREMALGIVDEQHRFGVHQRAALRGKGRMAPHLLVMTATPIPRTLAMTLYGDLDVSVLDEMPPGRTPVRTRIVREGERAQCWETVRRELEEGGRAYVVLPLVEESEKISLRDAKKTSERVRELFPDIGVGLLHGRMKGEEKEAVMRRFQSGEIRILVCTTVVEVGVDIPEATVMMIEHAERFGLSQLHQLRGRVGRGKRASICLLVLGGGGGEEAVERLSVMEKTTNGFVIAEEDLRIRGPGDFAGIRQSGIPDLVFSDIVRDAGILSRAREIASLLMERDPGLLLPEHAPLGSWIRARDLSRGAEID
- a CDS encoding carbamoyl phosphate synthase large subunit, translating into MPKRTDIRKILLIGSGPIIIGQACEFDYSGTQACKALREEGYEIVLVNSNPATIMTDTDFADRTYIEPITPEIVAKIIERERPDALLPTIGGQTGLNIAVSLHEMGVLETFGVELIGASFDAIQKAEDRDLFRKAMENVDLKVPRSGYIRSLEEAIQVIPEIGYPAILRPSFTLGGTGAGIAYNREEYEEGIRWALDASPKRTVLVEQSVIGWKEFELEVMRDRNDNVVIVCSIENLDPMGVHTGDSITVAPAQTLTDKEYQRMRNAAIRIIREIGVDTGGSNIQFAVHPETGEMVVIEMNPRVSRSSALASKATGFPIAKIAAKLAVGYTLDEIPNDITRVTPVSFEPTIDYVVTKIPRFTFEKFPQTKDILGTQMKSVGEVMAIGRTFQESLQKALRSLETGIYGFEPVGGKGTTPEAKRKQIEEMLRRPNSKRLLYIGEAFRDGWRIDEIQRLTGIDPWFLEGIRRIIAAEGELAGRGEAFRAIASGGPIPEGAAEFLREAKGNGFSDRRLARLFGSTEDEVRRTRLRAGIRPGYKRVDTCGAEFEAYTPYFYSSYDEENEAVRSPKRKVVILGGGPNRIGQGIEFDYCCVHGVFALREEGYEAIMVNCNPETVSTDYDTSDRLYFEPLTKEDVLSILEVEKPEGIIVQFGGQTPLKLAVPLEREGIRILGTSPDSIDRAEDRERFKELLDLLRLKQPPSGIARSAEEAVRIANRIGYPVLIRPSYVLGGRAMEIVHEEGDLRRYLEHAVEASEEKPVLIDRFLEDAIEIDVDAISDGETVVIGGVMEHIEEAGVHSGDSACSLPPHSIPPETVREIGRQAKALARELGVVGLMNVQFAIQKGEIYILEVNPRASRTVPFVSKAIGVPLAKLAAKVMVGKKLADLGFTEDITPPYFSVKEAVFPFIKLPDVDTLLGPEMKSTGEVMGIDVKFGRAFAKAQIAAGTMLPKEGKVFLSVRDADKEGILGAVRILHESGFGILATSGTAAFLNARGIPAETVLKVTEGRPHVADRIKNGEIAIVINTPLGAQSKADSYYIRRAALVYNIPYFTTLAAAKAAAHAISHLISEEMTVRSLQEYHGTAR